The genomic interval TCGGACGCGTTTTCTGCTCGGTCATGCTCATTTTCAGACCACCAAAAACGAATCCGTATACGAGGCCCAGCGGCAGATAGAAGGCCAAGTGAAAGAATACCGTGCGTTGGTCTTGGTCAACGCCATCCACCACAGACTCGTTGAAGATTCCCACCCAGTTTGAGATCGCGTACATGGTCCAAGCGGCGAAGCCGATGGCCAGCCCGATTCCCGCGCCGAACATCGCTCGTTTAGAGGACCACCTCAACTGTTCTGCGGCTCCGATGTACTGCAGCGTGTCTCGTCCACCCACCGCCAATGCGTACATGGCGGCAACCGTGACCCCGGTGGAGAGAGGATGGCTGAGCCACAGCAGCATCGAACCCTCTGAGTCTTGCTGCCCTACAAATGCGGACAGCATCATCCATAGCAACACCCAGATCGCATAAAAACTTGTGATCCGAAAGACGGCATGGACCGCACGGGAACCCAGCGAACGCGAAATGATCCGTTCAGGCGAACGGTCTCGATCCCGCTTGGTCCACCACCAGTCCCACAACGCGACCGACAACACCCAAATCGGCGTGATCACCAGCCAGTACGGTTGGGTTTCACTGGCGGGCGGAAAAGATGGATCCACGTGTTCTGAATGATGCCATACGCCCATCAGAACACCACCCAACAACGAACCCAGAACCAAACTGTGCAGTACAAAGTACAGGAATCCGTGGAATCGATTGTCAAGCGAGCCCGGCTGCAGATTCTCGATCAGGTACACGGACTGATGCTGATGGTGCAATTGGTTCGCCAGCCAGCGAAGGCCATTCATCACTTCCTCGCGACCGTACCGTGAGGGAGTCGCTCGATTGCGTGAAAACACTTGGTCGACATACGTTTCGATCAGCAGATGCCGAAGCGAGTGTGTGGATTCGGGCGAACTGGATGCGAGCTCCCTCCACCGAGAAAACACACCAGGATTGTTGCTGTACGCCATGCTCATCAAGCCCAGCATCAATGGCGACTGAGCTTCCGAGAGCAATTGCGGATCCGCGTCCAGTATTTGTTGCAGCTCGGCAAGGTCGTCTCCGAATTTCTCAAGAAAATCTCGTATTTGTGTTTCACTCAATGGCCGCAGCTTGATCGCACCGTCGAAGGTGAACCGATTCGTCAGACGGCTGTAATCATCAAAGCGACAGCACACCGCGAGGAAACAACGGCCGTCGATATCGGTCTGCTGGGCAACATATTGATTGATCGCCGCAACGCAGTCTTCTCGATTCTCCTCGGGCACTTCATCCAGTCCGTCCAGCATCACCATCAGGTGATCTGTGACGGTCCACCGCATCGCGAGGCGACTCGGGATCTTGTACTTGTTGGCGATCTCAATGGCGATCCAATCCGCGATCGACAGCTTGGACTGGGACCAACTCGACAGCATCAAGACAACAGGGACCGGTTCATTTCGATCAGCATCATGTCGTTGGATCAGATGCTGCACGAGGGCAAGCAACGTGATCGTCTTGCCCAAACCGGGCTCACCAAGAATCAAGAGTTTGCGATTGTTTTCATCAAACAGGGATGCAATCGTTTTGCCCGCTGGAACCAGCAATTCGGCATCTGAGGTTTCCGCGTGAGAATACTGGCCATAGTCATCGATCGCCCGATCGAGCGCTTTGGGGCACAGTTCTTTGGTCAGTTCGATCGGCGGCTTGATCGGAATGTCTTTGTCCAATTTCCCTTCGATCCAGTACCGACGCATCTTGAGTGTCAGACGTGACAGTAACTCCTGTTGCTCATCGTCCAGTGGTGTGACTCGAAAGGGGGATTCAAAAATTCGACCGTCACCCAACCGAGAAAACAGCACGGGAGTTGCCCACTCGGTGGCACCACTTTCGAACTGCAGTTGATCTACACGTTTCCTCGCTTCGGCGACGACGTATTCAAGCGGCCGACACTGTGGCAGCAAGCGATAGAACGTTTCCGAGAAAGCAATCGCTGCGGTGTCGGAAATCGGAAACTGCATCGCCAAAACGGCCGGCAAACCCGCCAGCACCAACGATGATGCGACGCCGGAAAACGCTCGCTCAGACATCTGGCTTTCGATAGAGCTCGCACCGCCCGCACCAACCTGAGCGGTCTGACAAGCATTGAGGAAAACGAGTCGCAGTGACGTATCACGCAGGATCCGTCCCAGTGCTTCGCCCGAAATTAAACAAGCACTGCCATCCTCGTTTTCCATCACCAACTTGCCGACGCCCGATTGCCGATCGAACGTTCCGTGCCCCATGAAATGCAATACATGATACGTTGCGCCCTGAAGTCTTCGTTGCAGTTGATCCGTGGTAGCTTTCGACAAAAAGTCGACTTGGACATCGTCCCGCTTCCCCCAGCTCGACTCGATC from Stieleria varia carries:
- a CDS encoding CHAT domain-containing protein, which gives rise to MDADPNVFSVRIASSAERGFAVEVDSPVGRCQSTLVLPWPDESALSAMLARLPQAVRGQRALELVRPNADDTDEAVDAQTIGEQLFDALFHGESLALLSRNLDALGGELSSLQIRLHIDQADPGVSVLNRLPWELMRDRRMGEYLGLSNRTPIVRYLEVPRNYTAFAFKPPFRVLVVMSNPDGVAKLDLDRERSLIESSWGKRDDVQVDFLSKATTDQLQRRLQGATYHVLHFMGHGTFDRQSGVGKLVMENEDGSACLISGEALGRILRDTSLRLVFLNACQTAQVGAGGASSIESQMSERAFSGVASSLVLAGLPAVLAMQFPISDTAAIAFSETFYRLLPQCRPLEYVVAEARKRVDQLQFESGATEWATPVLFSRLGDGRIFESPFRVTPLDDEQQELLSRLTLKMRRYWIEGKLDKDIPIKPPIELTKELCPKALDRAIDDYGQYSHAETSDAELLVPAGKTIASLFDENNRKLLILGEPGLGKTITLLALVQHLIQRHDADRNEPVPVVLMLSSWSQSKLSIADWIAIEIANKYKIPSRLAMRWTVTDHLMVMLDGLDEVPEENREDCVAAINQYVAQQTDIDGRCFLAVCCRFDDYSRLTNRFTFDGAIKLRPLSETQIRDFLEKFGDDLAELQQILDADPQLLSEAQSPLMLGLMSMAYSNNPGVFSRWRELASSSPESTHSLRHLLIETYVDQVFSRNRATPSRYGREEVMNGLRWLANQLHHQHQSVYLIENLQPGSLDNRFHGFLYFVLHSLVLGSLLGGVLMGVWHHSEHVDPSFPPASETQPYWLVITPIWVLSVALWDWWWTKRDRDRSPERIISRSLGSRAVHAVFRITSFYAIWVLLWMMLSAFVGQQDSEGSMLLWLSHPLSTGVTVAAMYALAVGGRDTLQYIGAAEQLRWSSKRAMFGAGIGLAIGFAAWTMYAISNWVGIFNESVVDGVDQDQRTVFFHLAFYLPLGLVYGFVFGGLKMSMTEQKTRPNEGIMLSINNSVYGGVVVGGVAIATMLILLPNLFPNSDWADDWPSYIWLGALTGMIAMFWFGLIDVVRHYCLRAILLLTKTAPWHLPRLFDQASDLTLLQKIGGGYIFRDRMWYDYFLGQSEATAESNDSNSPGR